The following nucleotide sequence is from Deltaproteobacteria bacterium.
CACCGGGATATGGAAGGGTGCCAACTGGTTCGAGCGGGAAGTTTGGGACATGTATGGCATAAAGGTAAAGGGGCACCCGGACCTGCGCAGGATTCTCATGTACGATGGCTTCGAGGGGCACCCCTTGAGAAAGGATTACCAGAAGGATCTCAGGCATCCAACGGTTCCGAGCCTCGATTTTCCAGATCCCCAAAAGGACGTGAGAAGGGTGATAAAGGCGACAGATCTCATGCGGGGAAGCGGCAGGGAAAAGGGAGCCAGGGAACCGGAAAAGGACACGTAGGGGGCAGGTCGTGAGCGAAGGGACGGAAAATAATTTCCCCCCCGGAGAATACGGCGTAGAGTGGATGGAGCGGGAGGGTGATAACGTCATCCTCAACCTGGGGCCGACCCACCCGGCAACGCACGGCGTGTTCCGTATCGTTGTCGAGCTCGACGGGGAAACGATCGTCAACTGCGACAACCAGATCGGGTTTCTCCACCGCTGCTTCGAGAAGGAGTCGGAGAACACCACCTGGGGTCAGGTGATCCCCTATACGGACCGGTTGAATTACGTCTCGCCGCTCATGAACAACGTGGGGTACGTTATGGCCGTGGAAAAGCTCATCGGGATAGATGTGCCCGAGCGGGCTGAGTACATAAGGACCATCATCTGCGAGCTGTCACGGATCTGGGACCATCTTCTGTGCATCGGCGCCGCCCTGGTCGACCTGGGAGCCCTCACGAATTTCTGGTATTTCTGGAGGCCCAGGGAAGATATCTACGATCTCGTCGAGGAGTTGACCGGCGCCCGCCTGACCACGTGTTACACGAGGATCGGCGGCCTCATGGCCGATCTCACCGATACCTGGGTCAGGAAAGCCCGGCACGTTATACGGGAAACCATCCCGAATGCCATAAGAGACGTGGACAGGCTGGTGACGAAGAACAGGATATTCATGGACAGGACCATCGGCATCGGCCCTATATCGGCGGAAGATGCCATCGCCTGGGGGTTTACGGGCCCCTGTCTGCGTGCAGCC
It contains:
- the nuoD gene encoding NADH dehydrogenase (quinone) subunit D codes for the protein MEREGDNVILNLGPTHPATHGVFRIVVELDGETIVNCDNQIGFLHRCFEKESENTTWGQVIPYTDRLNYVSPLMNNVGYVMAVEKLIGIDVPERAEYIRTIICELSRIWDHLLCIGAALVDLGALTNFWYFWRPREDIYDLVEELTGARLTTCYTRIGGLMADLTDTWVRKARHVIRETIPNAIRDVDRLVTKNRIFMDRTIGIGPISAEDAIAWGFTGPCLRAAGVPYDLRKDQPYLVYDRFDFDIPITDNGDTYDRYLIRMEEMWQSLRILEQAFDQIPDGPINVENWDVILPPKDEVHENIEALMAHFKIIMEGIKVPPGEVYHATEAANGELGFYIISSGEGTPYKIKVRPPCFAIFSAMPQMVRGHMVADLIAVMSSLNIIAGELER